A window of Auraticoccus monumenti contains these coding sequences:
- a CDS encoding DEAD/DEAH box helicase has translation MLTDPAEELSPSERFARFRERRQSPALADFADSFPFSLDDYQLEACRHVESGSGVLVAAPTGAGKTIVGEFAVHLALLQGRKAFYTTPIKALSNQKHADLVRRHGAENVGLLTGDTSHNAEAPVVVMTTEVLRNMIYAGSRTLDGLGYVVMDEVHYLADRFRGPVWEEVIIGLAESVQVVALSATVSNAEEFGEWLAEVRGEMALVVSERRPVPLYQHVLAGRDLVDLFDDVAPTAITDPGAPTGRPEVNPRLLRIAKGETRSTRDDARRPRGRSGKGKKNAGYGSGAFGGASHPRGGERSGLVPSRAMMVRALERARLLPAIVFVFSRAGCDGAVQQLLGSGVSLTSGVERSAILDIAEAHAAGLSPADRDALGWDGFVEALLRGIAAHHAGMLPAFKECVEQAFVRGLVKVVFATETLALGINMPARSVVLEKLVKFNGETHADITPGEYTQLTGRAGRRGIDVEGHAVVQWAPGLDPRAVAGLASRRTYPLRSSFRPTYNMAVNMVGAVGRARARELLEQSFAQFQTDRAVVGMARNQARNRRQAAELMERASCERGDFAEYARLREEVAQLEAAAARERKADKRAESVQALLELKPGDLIRVPAGRSAGWAVVIDPGTRRDRTDPTPTVMTEERHVRRLSLVDFPTPTVVVGRVRVPKHFDVKEAAARRSLSAALASRLAEIDPDPQQYRRGALDAETRERIDELRARLQAHPCHRCPDREAHARLAEKAVRLERENTQIEGRVRRRTSGIASQFDRICQVLAALGHLAPPPGRPDADLDDWRVSDAGRVLSRIYSQLDLVTAECIRGGVLAGLSAPQLAAVLSSLVFETRRSDGTRYRPRMPDAETEEVMVRVRATWREVSLLERDARLDRGPEPDIGFARAAHHWTAGRPLAEVLDLTGLPAGDFVRWVRQVMDLADQVGSATTDPRLRATCRDAVRQMRRGVVAFVPDEEELVEDDAEDDADDEADVEGREDVEPDGGAPDAVLVEDGSEDVELVQGRTGHATGGNRSTDLDGRDGPVRED, from the coding sequence ATGCTGACCGACCCCGCCGAGGAGCTCAGCCCCAGCGAGCGGTTCGCCCGCTTCCGCGAGCGGCGGCAGAGCCCGGCCCTGGCCGACTTCGCCGACAGCTTCCCCTTCAGCCTCGACGACTACCAGCTCGAGGCCTGCCGGCACGTCGAGTCCGGCTCCGGCGTCCTGGTCGCCGCACCCACCGGCGCCGGCAAGACCATCGTGGGGGAGTTCGCGGTCCACCTGGCCCTGCTGCAGGGGCGGAAGGCCTTCTACACCACCCCGATCAAGGCGCTGTCGAACCAGAAGCACGCCGACCTGGTCCGCCGGCACGGGGCGGAGAACGTCGGGCTGCTGACCGGCGACACCAGCCACAACGCCGAGGCACCGGTGGTGGTGATGACCACCGAGGTGCTGCGCAACATGATCTACGCCGGCTCCCGCACCCTGGACGGCCTCGGCTACGTGGTGATGGACGAGGTGCACTACCTCGCCGACCGCTTCCGCGGCCCCGTCTGGGAGGAGGTCATCATCGGCCTGGCCGAGTCGGTCCAGGTGGTGGCGCTGTCGGCCACGGTGAGCAACGCCGAGGAGTTCGGGGAGTGGTTGGCCGAGGTCCGCGGGGAGATGGCGCTGGTGGTCTCCGAGCGCCGTCCGGTCCCGCTCTACCAGCACGTGCTGGCCGGCCGTGACCTGGTCGACCTCTTCGACGACGTCGCCCCGACCGCGATCACCGACCCCGGCGCCCCGACCGGGCGGCCCGAGGTCAACCCCCGGCTGCTGCGGATCGCCAAGGGGGAGACCCGCTCCACCCGCGACGACGCCCGTCGGCCCCGGGGTCGCAGCGGCAAGGGCAAGAAGAACGCCGGCTACGGCTCCGGAGCCTTCGGCGGGGCCTCGCACCCCCGCGGTGGGGAACGCTCCGGCCTGGTGCCCAGCCGGGCCATGATGGTCCGCGCCCTGGAGCGCGCCCGGCTGCTGCCGGCCATCGTCTTCGTGTTCAGCCGCGCCGGGTGCGACGGCGCGGTGCAGCAGCTGCTGGGCAGCGGGGTCAGCCTGACCAGCGGGGTGGAGCGCAGCGCGATCCTCGACATCGCCGAGGCCCACGCCGCCGGGCTGTCCCCGGCCGACCGCGACGCCCTGGGCTGGGACGGCTTCGTGGAGGCGCTGCTGCGGGGGATCGCGGCCCACCACGCGGGCATGCTGCCCGCCTTCAAGGAGTGCGTCGAGCAGGCCTTCGTGCGGGGCCTGGTGAAGGTGGTCTTCGCCACCGAGACCCTCGCCCTGGGCATCAACATGCCCGCCCGCAGCGTCGTGCTGGAGAAGCTGGTCAAGTTCAACGGCGAGACCCACGCCGACATCACGCCGGGGGAGTACACCCAGCTGACCGGCCGCGCCGGGCGGCGTGGCATCGACGTCGAGGGCCACGCGGTGGTCCAGTGGGCCCCCGGTCTGGACCCGCGGGCGGTGGCCGGGCTGGCCTCGCGCCGGACCTACCCGCTGCGCTCCTCCTTCCGGCCCACCTACAACATGGCCGTCAACATGGTCGGCGCCGTCGGCCGGGCCCGGGCGCGCGAGCTGCTGGAGCAGTCCTTCGCCCAGTTCCAGACCGACCGCGCGGTCGTCGGGATGGCCCGCAACCAGGCCCGCAACCGGCGCCAGGCGGCGGAGCTGATGGAGCGGGCCTCCTGCGAGCGCGGCGACTTCGCCGAGTACGCGCGACTCCGCGAGGAGGTGGCGCAGCTGGAGGCGGCCGCCGCCCGGGAGCGGAAGGCCGACAAGCGGGCGGAGTCGGTGCAGGCCCTGCTGGAGCTCAAGCCCGGGGACCTGATCCGGGTGCCGGCCGGTCGCTCGGCCGGCTGGGCCGTGGTGATCGACCCCGGGACCCGCCGGGACCGCACCGACCCCACGCCGACGGTGATGACCGAGGAGCGGCACGTGCGCCGGCTCAGCCTGGTCGACTTCCCCACCCCGACCGTGGTGGTCGGCCGGGTGCGGGTGCCCAAGCACTTCGACGTCAAGGAGGCCGCGGCCCGGCGCTCCCTGTCGGCGGCGCTGGCCTCGCGGCTGGCCGAGATCGACCCCGACCCGCAGCAGTACCGGCGCGGGGCCCTGGACGCGGAGACGCGCGAGCGCATCGACGAGCTGCGCGCCCGGCTGCAGGCCCACCCCTGCCACCGCTGCCCCGACCGGGAGGCCCACGCCCGGCTGGCGGAGAAGGCGGTGCGGCTGGAGCGGGAGAACACCCAGATCGAGGGCCGGGTCAGACGGCGCACCAGCGGCATCGCCAGCCAGTTCGACCGCATCTGCCAGGTGCTGGCGGCGCTGGGCCACCTGGCGCCACCGCCCGGGCGTCCCGACGCCGACCTCGACGACTGGCGGGTCAGCGACGCCGGACGGGTGCTGTCGCGGATCTACAGCCAGCTCGACCTGGTCACCGCCGAGTGCATCCGCGGTGGTGTCCTGGCCGGGCTCAGCGCCCCGCAGCTGGCCGCGGTGCTCTCCAGCCTGGTCTTCGAGACCCGGCGCTCCGACGGCACCCGGTACCGGCCGCGGATGCCCGACGCCGAGACCGAGGAGGTCATGGTCCGCGTCCGCGCCACCTGGCGCGAGGTCAGCCTGCTGGAGCGCGACGCCCGTCTGGACCGCGGCCCCGAGCCCGACATCGGCTTCGCCCGCGCCGCCCACCACTGGACGGCCGGACGTCCGCTGGCCGAGGTGCTCGACCTGACCGGCCTGCCCGCGGGGGACTTCGTCCGCTGGGTCCGGCAGGTGATGGACCTGGCCGACCAGGTCGGCTCGGCCACCACCGACCCGCGGCTGCGGGCCACCTGCCGGGACGCGGTGCGGCAGATGCGTCGCGGCGTGGTCGCCTTCGTCCCCGACGAGGAGGAGCTGGTCGAGGACGACGCCGAGGACGACGCCGACGACGAGGCGGACGTCGAGGGCCGCGAGGACGTGGAGCCGGACGGCGGTGCGCCGGACGCGGTGCTGGTCGAGGACGGCTCGGAGGACGTCGAGCTGGTCCAGGGCCGGACCGGGCACGCCACGGGCGGGAACCGGTCGACCGACCTCGACGGGCGCGACGGCCCGGTGCGGGAGGACTGA
- the tatC gene encoding twin-arginine translocase subunit TatC, translating into MALTLRGRRVSFDWLKPPPATPDGTMSIWDHLRELRYRLIIAVVAVTIISIVCAFFFQRLYGLIAYPYNEAADMVLADRPEANIELVNSGIAAPFLLALKISAFAGLIFSAPIWLYQLWAFIAPALLAKEKKAAMAFIASSTPLFLGGVGLAYLLMPKAMAVMLAFTVDGTTNLIDGNDYLSFIMQMMVVFGVAFLLPVVVVALNIMGVVKATQLAQARTFVIFGSFVVGALATPSTDPFSMLALAIPLTVLYIIAEAVCHANDKRRGRRSVTAERDPVPEIAA; encoded by the coding sequence ATGGCACTGACTCTGCGGGGACGCCGGGTCTCCTTCGACTGGCTCAAGCCGCCCCCGGCCACCCCGGACGGCACCATGTCGATCTGGGACCACCTGCGTGAGCTGCGGTACCGGCTGATCATCGCCGTGGTCGCCGTGACGATCATCTCGATCGTCTGCGCGTTCTTCTTCCAGCGGCTCTACGGCCTGATCGCCTACCCGTACAACGAGGCGGCCGACATGGTGCTGGCCGACCGGCCGGAGGCCAACATCGAGCTGGTGAACTCCGGGATCGCCGCGCCGTTCCTGCTCGCCCTGAAGATCTCCGCGTTCGCCGGTCTGATCTTCTCCGCGCCGATCTGGCTCTACCAGCTGTGGGCCTTCATCGCCCCGGCGCTGCTGGCCAAGGAGAAGAAGGCCGCGATGGCCTTCATCGCCAGCTCCACCCCGCTGTTCCTGGGGGGCGTCGGTCTGGCGTACCTGCTGATGCCCAAGGCGATGGCGGTGATGCTGGCGTTCACCGTCGACGGCACCACCAACCTGATCGACGGCAACGACTACCTCAGCTTCATCATGCAGATGATGGTCGTGTTCGGCGTGGCGTTCCTGCTGCCCGTGGTCGTGGTGGCGCTGAACATCATGGGCGTGGTCAAGGCCACCCAGCTGGCCCAGGCCCGCACCTTCGTGATCTTCGGGTCCTTCGTCGTGGGGGCGCTGGCCACCCCCAGCACCGACCCGTTCTCGATGCTCGCGCTGGCCATCCCGCTCACGGTGCTCTACATCATCGCCGAGGCCGTCTGCCACGCCAACGACAAGCGTCGTGGTCGTCGCAGCGTCACCGCCGAGCGCGACCCCGTGCCCGAGATCGCCGCCTGA
- a CDS encoding twin-arginine translocase TatA/TatE family subunit, which translates to MTPMAFGLPGGPEVLILIVVALALLIFGGSRLAGIGKGTGKAIREFKEETQSLRGSKDERPAATAPVDPTHPTTAREDVVEAEVVEPRTEPRRDV; encoded by the coding sequence ATGACTCCGATGGCGTTCGGTCTCCCCGGCGGCCCCGAGGTGCTGATCCTGATCGTGGTGGCCCTGGCCTTGCTGATCTTCGGTGGTTCCCGCCTGGCCGGTATCGGCAAGGGCACCGGCAAGGCGATCCGTGAGTTCAAGGAGGAGACCCAGAGCCTCCGCGGCAGCAAGGACGAGCGTCCTGCCGCCACGGCGCCCGTCGACCCCACCCACCCGACGACCGCCCGCGAGGACGTCGTCGAGGCCGAGGTCGTCGAGCCCCGCACCGAGCCCCGTCGCGACGTCTGA
- a CDS encoding diacylglycerol/lipid kinase family protein: protein MPDLPVATLVVNPSAGKGRAGRRLPEVLSVLAPALPGHRIAVLETAGFPQAREACSDAVDAARAADGRGDCLLVMGGDGMMHLGVNACAGTDVPLGLLPAGTGNDMCRGYGVDSRGAVPAARAIDPGRTVRVDALRVSGALEDGATQAWVGSVVASGFDARVNRRANAMSRPKGSLRYAVAALAELATFTPLSYRLSLDGRPRELDAMLVAVGNGGFFGGGMNICPDADPRDGLLDVTIVHPVSRPTLLAMLPLMFGGSFVRHPAIERTRASRVEVLGEDLVAMGDGEPLGPTPLVVESVPGALTLLGG from the coding sequence GTGCCCGACCTGCCGGTGGCCACCCTCGTGGTCAACCCGAGCGCCGGCAAGGGCCGGGCCGGGCGTCGCCTCCCCGAGGTGCTCAGCGTCCTGGCCCCCGCCCTCCCCGGGCACCGGATCGCGGTGCTCGAGACGGCGGGGTTCCCGCAGGCCCGCGAGGCCTGTTCGGACGCCGTGGACGCGGCCCGGGCCGCCGACGGACGCGGCGACTGCCTGCTCGTGATGGGCGGGGACGGCATGATGCACCTCGGCGTCAACGCCTGCGCCGGCACCGACGTCCCCCTGGGGCTGCTGCCCGCGGGCACCGGGAACGACATGTGCCGCGGCTACGGGGTGGACTCCCGCGGCGCCGTCCCCGCCGCCCGCGCGATCGACCCCGGCAGGACGGTCCGGGTGGACGCGCTGCGGGTCAGCGGCGCACTGGAGGACGGCGCGACCCAGGCCTGGGTGGGCAGCGTGGTCGCCTCCGGCTTCGACGCCCGGGTCAACCGCCGGGCCAACGCGATGAGCCGGCCCAAGGGGTCCCTGCGCTACGCCGTGGCCGCCCTGGCCGAGCTGGCGACCTTCACCCCGCTGAGCTACCGGCTCAGCCTGGACGGCCGCCCGCGCGAGCTCGACGCGATGCTGGTCGCGGTGGGCAACGGCGGCTTCTTCGGCGGCGGCATGAACATCTGCCCCGATGCCGATCCCCGCGACGGGCTGCTCGACGTCACGATCGTGCACCCGGTCTCGCGTCCGACGCTGCTGGCCATGCTGCCGCTGATGTTCGGCGGCTCCTTCGTCCGCCACCCCGCGATCGAGCGGACCCGGGCCAGCCGGGTGGAGGTGCTGGGGGAGGACCTGGTGGCCATGGGCGACGGGGAGCCGCTGGGCCCGACCCCGCTCGTGGTGGAGTCCGTGCCCGGCGCGCTGACCCTGCTCGGCGGCTGA